One window of Triticum dicoccoides isolate Atlit2015 ecotype Zavitan chromosome 5A, WEW_v2.0, whole genome shotgun sequence genomic DNA carries:
- the LOC119298734 gene encoding pentatricopeptide repeat-containing protein At1g18900-like, whose product MLRAKQLSTLTQCARSFYLSGSRCGSADGASCTCPDDDTCGSKRQTASAIERRSSVKAQPLSAQHVAGSAAGYPAQAVNVIPSTSSPDKEPASSNRSNHPGNRQVQGNNYVQPSKQAARGISQSGIAGAGVYNELVNLKSSSNNGSTNQVPQAGASYSSKPLSGGQSSNNKANNQHSHAGANTPSMQIDFGKGDSRSGYAKPKQNFSGPAAAVSGSPSQIRNQRHPNQGHSNYHSNSSPNSDGRWAGVQTRNFSAPTVYSGPSDKSQGPLVGTIKGHGGGPQSNLRSLKSLRAVEQYYHTLQQMKWGPMTEHVLDNLRCKIDAFQANQVLKLLHDHNIALGFFHWLKRQPGFKHDGHTYTTMIGILGQAKQFGTMRKLLDEMSLVNCKPTVVTYNRIIHAYGRANFLREAVKVFEEMEGAGYEPDRVTYCTLIDIHAKSGYLEVAMDLYGRMQEVGLSPDTFTYSAMVNCLGKGGQLAAAYKLFCEMIGNGCKPNLVTYNIIIALQAKARNYDNVVKLYKDMQIAGFRPDKITYSIVMEVLGHCGHLDEAEAVFLEMRRDWAPDEPVYGLLVDLWGKAGNVDKALGWYHAMLQDGLQPNVPTCNSLLSAFLKLNRFQDAYSVLQNMLAQGLVPSLQTYTLLLSCCTDAHAQMGLCCQLMAITGHPAHMFLLYLPDAEPGGENVRDHARYFLDMMHSEDRESKRGIMDAVIDFLHKSGLKEEAGFIWEVAAQKNVYPDSVREKSSSYWLINLHLMSEGTAVTALSRTLAWFHRQMLLMGSCPERIDIVTGWGRRSRVTGSSLVRQSIEKLLHLFQFPLFAARGNTGCFVGCGEPLSQWLHNPYVERMHLL is encoded by the coding sequence ATGTTGAGGGCAAAGCAACTCAGCACGCTAACCCAGTGTGCACGGTCCTTCTATCTTAGTGGGTCAAGGTGTGGTAGCGCGGATGGAGCTTCGTGCACGTGCCCTGATGATGACACTTGTGGTTCAAAGAGGCAGACTGCGAGTGCTATCGAGCGCAGATCTTCTGTGAAGGCTCAGCCTCTGTCTGCGCAGCATGTTGCTGGTAGTGCTGCTGGATACCCAGCTCAAGCTGTTAATGTCATTCCTTCCACCTCATCTCCAGACAAGGAGCCAGCATCAAGCAACAGAAGTAACCATCCTGGTAACCGTCAGGTTCAAGGAAATAATTATGTGCAGCCATCTAAGCAGGCCGCCAGGGGCATTTCTCAGTCGGGAATTGCAGGAGCTGGTGTGTATAATGAGTTGGTAAATTTGAAGTCCTCCTCGAATAATGGAAGCACTAACCAAGTTCCACAGGCTGGTGCCAGCTATTCTAGCAAGCCATTATCTGGTGGCCAGTCTTCTAATAACAAGGCAAATAATCAGCATAGCCATGCTGGGGCAAATACCCCTTCCATGCAAATTGATTTTGGGAAGGGGGACTCAAGATCTGGATACGCAAAGCCAAAGCAGAATTTCTCGGGGCCAGCGGCTGCAGTTTCCGGTTCACCATCACAAATAAGGAATCAAAGGCATCCTAATCAAGGCCACTCAAATTACCATTCTAATAGTAGTCCCAATTCAGATGGCAGGTGGGCTGGAGTTCAAACTCGCAACTTCTCAGCTCCAACTGTTTATAGTGGTCCCTCTGACAAATCTCAGGGCCCTTTAGTAGGAACAATAAAAGGTCATGGCGGAGGACCGCAGTCTAATTTAAGATCACTGAAGTCATTGCGGGCAGTCGAACAGTACTACCATACGCTGCAGCAGATGAAGTGGGGTCCCATGACGGAACATGTTCTTGATAATCTCCGTTGCAAGATTGACGCGTTCCAGGCTAATCAAGTGCTGAAGCTGCTTCATGACCACAATATCGCGCTCGGTTTCTTCCATTGGTTGAAGCGGCAGCCAGGGTTCAAGCATGACGGCCATACCTACACCACCATGATAGGGATCCTCGGACAGGCAAAGCAGTTTGGCACGATGAGAAAGCTTCTCGATGAGATGAGCTTGGTAAACTGCAAGCCAACTGTGGTGACATACAACAGAATAATACACGCGTATGGCCGTGCAAACTTTCTAAGGGAGGCTGTTAAGGTCttcgaggagatggagggagctggTTACGAGCCTGATCGCGTCACATACTGCACACTGATTGATATCCATGCTAAGTCAGGGTACCTGGAAGTGGCCATGGATCTGTATGGCAGGATGCAAGAAGTCGGCCTGTCGCCCGATACCTTCACCTACAGCGCCATGGTGAATTGCCTTGGAAAAGGGGGCCAGCTGGCGGCCGCCTACAAGCTTTTCTGCGAGATGATCGGGAACGGGTGCAAGCCCAACCTGGTTACCTACAACATAATAATCGCCCTGCAGGCCAAGGCAAGAAACTACGACAATGTCGTGAAGCTGTACAAAGACATGCAGATCGCCGGATTCCGCCCCGACAAGATAACCTACAGCATCGTCATGGAGGTTCTTGGTCACTGTGGTCATCTGGACGAGGCTGAGGCTGTGTTCCTCGAGATGAGGCGCGACTGGGCTCCTGACGAGCCCGTGTATGGTCTTCTGGTGGACCTCTGGGGCAAGGCCGGCAATGTTGACAAGGCGTTAGGGTGGTACCATGCGATGCTCCAGGATGGTTTGCAGCCCAATGTGCCCACCTGCAATTCCCTACTCAGTGCTTTCCTCAAGCTCAACAGGTTCCAGGACGCCTACAGCGTGCTCCAGAACATGCTTGCGCAGGGGCTCGTTCCGTCTCTCCAGACATACACCTTGCTGCTCAGCTGCTGCACCGATGCTCATGCGCAGATGGGGCTATGCTGCCAGCTCATGGCGATCACCGGACACCCCGCCCACATGTTCTTGCTGTACCTGCCCGACGCCGAGCCCGGCGGCGAGAACGTGAGGGACCACGCCAGGTATTTCCTGGACATGATGCACAGCGAGGACCGGGAGAGCAAGAGGGGCATAATGGACGCCGTGATAGACTTCCTGCACAAGTCCGGCCTCAAGGAGGAGGCCGGCTTCATCTGGGAGGTGGCCGCGCAGAAGAACGTCTACCCAGACTCCGTCAGGGAGAAGAGCTCCTCCTACTGGCTCATCAACCTCCACCTCATGTCCGAGGGCACCGCCGTCACCGCTCTCTCCAGGACGCTCGCCTGGTTCCACAGGCAGATGCTGCTCATGGGCTCCTGCCCCGAGAGGATCGACATCGTCACCGGCTGGGGGAGGAGGAGCAGGGTCACCGGCTCGTCGCTGGTCCGCCAGTCCATTGAGAAGCTTCTGCATCTCTTCCAGTTCCCGCTCTTCGCCGCCCGCGGCAACACCGGCTGCTTTGTCGGGTGCGGGGAGCCGCTCAGTCAGTGGCTGCACAACCCCTATGTCGAGCGCATGCATTTGCTCTAG
- the LOC119298735 gene encoding uncharacterized protein YtfP-like, producing the protein MPPQWPWLQPAAAAAARRATPFVLRGRRCSSSVSTSFCASAPSGHAREQEDEQSLVVVGGGAAGVYASIRAKTLAPHLNVVVIEKGKFLSKVKISGGGRCNVTNGHQLDPSGLARNYPRGYKELRGSFFRTHGPQDTMHWFSDHGVELKTEDDGRVFPVTDNSASVVDCLLNEARRLGVSLQAGKSVSGASVNDNGKFLVEVQKRTVDFVDYIDANYVLVATGSSQQGYSFAAQHGHSIIPPVPSLFTFKIADKRLADLSGVSFTRVTAKLMLDGIQKSAPELTQTGPMLVTHWGLSGPVVLRLSAWGARELYQDKYQAKLVVDFIPDIHIEDVKRILFQHKDQHAKNKVNNAFPKEFGLVKRFWGFLLEQESLDGDMHWATVPKSHLNAIALRLKQWMFEVVGKGQFKDEFVTAGGVPLSEISLSTMESKKQPNLFFAGEVLNVDGVTGGFNFQNAWTGGHIAGTSIGTLASNSILKEEQACLQLQGS; encoded by the exons ATGCCGCCGCAGTGGCCGTGGctccagcccgccgccgccgccgccgctcgccgcgccACCCCCTTCGTCTTGCGCGGGAGGCGCTGCTCCTCCTCGGTCTCCACCTCCTTCTGCGCCTCGGCGCCCTCCGGCCACGCCCGCGAGCAG GAGGATGAGCAGTCGCTGGTTGTGGTGGGCGGCGGCGCCGCCGGGGTGTACGCGTCGATAAGGGCCAAGACCCTGGCTCCCCACCTCAACGTGGTGGTCATAGAGAAAGGGAAGTTCTTGTCCAAG GTCAAGATCTCCGGCGGAGGGCGGTGCAATGTCACCAACGGGCACCAGCTCGACCCATCG gGACTTGCGAGAAATTATCCTAGGGGGTACAAAGAACTCCGGGGATCCTTCTTTCGCACCCATGGGCCACAGGATACCATGCACTGGTTTTCGGATCATGGTGTGGAGCTTAAG ACCGAAGACGATGGAAGAGTCTTTCCTGTCACCGACAACTCTGCTTCGGTAGTAGACTGCCTGCTGAATGAAGCGAGAAGACTTGGAG tttccctgCAGGCTGGTAAATCCGTGTCGGGTGCATCTGTCAATGACAATGGGAAATTTCTTGTGGAAGTTCAGAAGCGTACTGTTGATTTTGTTGATTACATCGACGCCAATTATGTCTTGGTTGCGACAGGCAGTAGCCAGCAG GGTTACTCGTTTGCTGCACAACACGGCCACTCTATTATTCCGCCTGTGCCCAGCTTATTCACATTTAAAATTGCAGACAAGCGACTGGCTGATCTCTCTGGG GTTTCGTTCACAAGGGTCACGGCAAAGCTGATGCTAGATGGCAttcagaaaagcgctcctgagttaACTCAG ACTGGACCTATGTTGGTTACACATTGGGGGCTTAGTGGCCCTGTTGTTCTTCGATTGTCTGCATGGGGAGCACGTGAACTATATCAGGACAAGTACCAAG CAAAGCTTGTGGTTGACTTCATACCGGACATTCACATCGAGGACGTGAAGCGGATCCTATTCCAGCACAAAGACCAACATGCG AAGAACAAAGTAAATAACGCCTTTCCCAAGGAGTTTGGTCTGGTGAAGAGGTTTTGGGGATTCCTTCTAGAACAAGAG AGTTTAGATGGTGACATGCACTGGGCCACCGTGCCAAAAAGTCATCTAAATGCGATAGCCCTTCGCTTAAAACAGTGGATGTTTGAGGTTGTTGGGAAG GGTCAATTCAAAGATGAATTTGTGACAGCTGGAGGTGTTCCACTTTCAGAG ATATCGCTTAGCACCATGGAAAGCAAGAAGCAGCCCAATCTGTTCTTTGCAGGAGAG GTACTTAACGTCGACGGGGTCACGGGCGGATTCAATTTTCAG AATGCATGGACTGGTGGGCATATAGCTGGGACAAGCATTGGCACATTGGCATCAAACAGCATTCTCAAAGAAGAGCAAGCCTGTTTGCAactacaaggatcttaa